From Myxocyprinus asiaticus isolate MX2 ecotype Aquarium Trade chromosome 25, UBuf_Myxa_2, whole genome shotgun sequence, one genomic window encodes:
- the LOC127415965 gene encoding sterile alpha motif domain-containing protein 5-like, which yields MMTNGPNIVYEWLKTLQLCQYVKAFVDNGYDDLEVCKQIGDPDLDAIGVFIPHHRQRIHDAVQRLKDEDKETATGLYFTLEPMPTASPMYTSCMAESKLRGSRSWTEQSSNRAGRTVGYMGGPRNLTLGNRKELEIYPKLKLKIMIRDKLIRDGKNLAMPPYSKKQTSWSQ from the coding sequence ATGATGACCAACGGACCCAACATCGTTTACGAATGGCTGAAAACCCTTCAACTGTGTCAATATGTCAAGGCGTTTGTGGATAACGGATACGACGACTTGGAAGTTTGCAAGCAGATCGGAGACCCGGACTTGGACGCTATAGGGGTTTTCATACCGCACCACCGACAGCGCATTCACGACGCGGTGCAGAGGTTAAAAGATGAAGATAAGGAGACTGCAACTGGGCTTTATTTCACCCTGGAGCCGATGCCCACGGCCTCACCTATGTACACGAGTTGCATGGCAGAGTCCAAGCTGCGGGGCTCCAGGTCATGGACTGAACAGAGCAGCAACAGAGCCGGGCGCACTGTTGGGTACATGGGGGGACCTAGGAATCTGACTCTGGGGAACCGGAAGGAGCTGGAGATCTACCCCAAACTGAAACTGAAGATAATGATCAGGGATAAACTCATTAGGGACGGGAAAAACCTTGCCATGCCGCCATACTCTAAAAAG